In the Chryseobacterium foetidum genome, GAAATCCGGTTTATTCAGGAAGCAAAAAATGATAAGCAGAGAAAAGACCTCATTAATTCTATGAATGAAGGCCGTGTTCGGGTATTATTCGGCTCAACAGATATGCTTGGAACGGGAGTCAACGCTCAGAAAAGAGCAGTAGCCATTCATCATCTCGATACCCCCTGGCGACCGAGCGATCTGGCTCAGCGAGATGGTAGAGCAATTCGGAAGGGAAATGAAATTGCCAAACATTTTGCTGATAATAAAGTTGATGTGATTATTTATGCTGTGGAAAAATCTTTGGACAGTTATAAATTTAATCTTTTGTACAACAAACAACTATTCATCGATCAGCTTAAAAACAACAGTTTAAATAAGCGCACGATTGATGAAGGAAGTATGGATGAAAAATCAGGAATGAACTTTTCGGAATATGTAGCAATCTTATCAGGCAATACCGATCTTTTAGAAAAAGCAAAACTGGAAAAAATGATCAACGGTTTAGAAAGTGAAAGGCATTCTTTTAATCGTTCTAAAATGAGTTCCAGGTATAAACTGGAAGATCTCTCTGCATCGTTGGAAAACTCCAGCTCAAAATTGCATAAAATGAGAACTGACTGGAATAATCTGCAGAAACGAATCCGGCATACACCGGACGGAACAATTGCCAACCCTGTTCAACTGAATGATCTTCCCGGGACTGCAGATATAAAATCAATAGGTTCAAAACTGAAGGAACTCTCTTCAAAGGCAAGAACGGCAGGGCAGTATGAGGAAATTGGAGAACTTTATGGTTTCAGGTTACTGGTCAAAACAGAAGTTTCGGAAAAAGAAGGAATGGATATCAAAATCAACCGTTTTTTTATCACCGGTGAAGGCAATATCAAATATTCTTACAACAATGGTTTGGTTGCTTCCGATCCCAAATTGGCAGCAATGAATTTTCTCAATGCATTGGAAAAACTTCCCACACTCATCAGGCAGGAAGAGAAAAAAGTAAATGAAATGAAGACCGACATCCCGGTTCTCACTGAAATTGTCAGCAGCATGTGGCAGAAAGAAACTTTATTATCGAACTATAAAAATGATTTAGCTGCGATAGAACGCAAGATTCAATTATCACTGACAGACCATTCAGAACCTCAGAGCGTTGAAAAAACATGTGATGAAGTAAAAAAAACTATTCAGATTAGAAAGAATATTAATTTTTAGTCGACACTGAATGACATATACTATTAAAATGCTGGTGTCTATCCAAAATCATATTATTAGTGTTTAAATTTTGCCAATTCTCATTCCGTTCTCCAAAACGGAAATTAAACCAAATGATAATAAATAAAAACAATAAAGTATAATGTGTCAGTGGCTCATCCTTGTACACGAATTTTTTAAATCAAATGATCTAAAGTCTATAAATATGGAATTTTCATTTAGTATTAACGAAAAAAAAATGAAAATCATCAATTCCGAATTTCGAGAGGATAGTATTTTAGTCGAAGAGCTCCGATGAGATAATCTTAGTTCAAACTCTCTGATATATAATATTTTCAGTAGTAAATATTAGAAAAGCTTTCCTACAGAGAAAGCTCAAAAACATAAATGATGAAAATTCCCATTGTGGGATTAGAGTATATGAATCAATTTTATTTTTTTTAAAGGAAGATTACAAGATAATGTGTATGTTTTTCTGTATTCAACTTAACTGATACTCTGCCAAAGGTCATAGATTCAGCAATTGTAATGCATCCGACCAGAAATAAGGTTTTTAAAAAAGGACTCAATATTATCATTTGGCTATTACTTCTATGACTTTAATATTGTGATTCACTAAAACGGCCTGTTTCTATATTCAGATGTACAGTTATATCAAATTTGCGTCAGTATAGGCTCAGCATTGGTCTCAGAGATACAAATACTGATATAAAAATCAAACTGGCATCGTATTTATTAAAGTACGCACTATCTCTTCAGGTTTAATTTAATATTATATCAAGAAACTAAAAAGCCCCTTAAGAGGGGCAGATAATCTGTTAAAAAAGAAAAAAAATATTGAGATTCAGTTGAATTTATTGCTGAAATTCAACTAAAAAACAATTGACGTTATTATGATTTGAAGGATAATCATTCCATGGCTGCGCGCTGGTGTAGTTCCCTATAGTTCTGGTTAATCCATCATTACGTGCCCAGGTATGGACAAAACCCTCACCAATATTATAGTTATTTGGCTCATTAGGTGCAAACCAATTAGATTTTTTCACCGCACCAGTGCCCTGAAGTTCATAATTATGTAAAGGCAGTTCACCCGTAATCCATTTAAAATCAGGATCGGGAGTTAATGCCGGGCCAGCTTCCCATGAAAATTTAACAAATCCCATCCATGCTTTTTGGCTCGCGAAAACGGGGCTGTTAGTTAAAAGGTTACTTTCCACAAACTGCCATTCTACGTCTGTAGTAAATGTTGCAAGGTAACCTCCCAATGATTTTGCAGCATTATATGCCTGAAACCAGTCAAGAGGTTGCGGACCTGAATAAACAGTGTAAGAATGCGAGTTAGCTGCATGAATAATTACATTTTGTTTTGTATATGTAATTCCATTGATCAGCATTGTCGCAGGAGCTGATGATGCAGTGGAAGTTTTACTTGGGATATAACCTAAAATATTTGGATCTACAGTTGTTGAGTAGCTGATGATGGTATTATTGACAATCTTCCCCATGCTTTTCCAGACTGTACCGTCGAAATAGTAGTAACCGGCTTTAGTAATATTAATCGTTTTCGCATCTGTTGATGTTGGTGCCGATGTAGCGTAAATAATAGTTCCTGTCTGATCAGCAAGGTATTGACTGCCTGCATTTTTAATTTGGTCGCCTGTGAGGCGTGGCATCATAATTCCTTCGGCAGTTGTCCCGTCAGTTTTTACTGCCGTTACATCCAGTGTAGATGCTGCCTGAGTCGTACCTATTCCTATCTGAGCAGATACTATCAGTGAATAAGCCAATAAACCAGATATTAAAATTTTTTTCATACTACAGAATATTATTGTTGAAATTCCACGATAAATCCGAATCTACCAGCTGCATCTGCCTTCTGGTCATTCCAAGGATGATTAGAAGTATACCCATTAAGCACCTTATTGAACGAAGCATTTCCCCTGTACGTATGGACAAATCCTTCAACGCCTTGGGCATTATCGGGTTGACCTGCCTGAAACCAATTCGATTTCCTAACTGCTGTTACTCCACCGGCGCTATAATCATGTAATGGCTGCTCACCAGTAATCCATTTTTCTTCAGGATCTGGAGTTAGGGCAGGACCCGCAAACCATGAAAATTTTGCAAATCCAATCCATGCATTATTTGTTACAAATGCAGTATTGGAAAGTAGATTTGTCTCTATATGTTTCCATTCATCATCAGTTGTAAATGTTGCCAGGTATCCGCCCATGTTTTTTGCCAATATATAAGCAGCATACCATGAAAGATTGTCTGCTGATGCAGAATAAGCAGCATATGAATGACCATTCAAAGTTGTGATACCTGTTCTTGTCATAGTTATTGTTCCGGAAGTCACACTTGCAGGAGCACTGTTTATGGCGGTTGCTGTCGTACTTGGAACATAGCCAAGAATATTGGGATCAATTATAGAACTGATGCTTAATGTTGTTGTTGTGCTTTGTGCTCCCATCCCATTCCACACAGCTCCGTCAAAATAATAATAACCGGGCGCAGTAATATTGACTGTTTTTGCAGTTGTAGTTGTCGGAACCGAAGTAGCATATACTATAACTCCTGTTTGAGAAGGTTGATACTGATCGTTAGCAGCCACGAGCTGATTTCCTGTAAGTCTTGGTGCGATAACACCTTCAGGAGAAGAACCATTTGTGTTTTTGGCAGTAACATCGAGGGTGGCTTTAGGGGTAGCAGTATTGATTCCTACCTGTGCTTTTGCGTTACTGAATAAAATTAAGGGGATTGACACAGCAGCAATTTTAACTGTTGTGTAAACATTTCTTTTTCTTTTTTTCATCGGGTATATAAATTACATATTTCTTATCCTAGTGCAGTTGTGGGGGACTTTCACAAAAGCCATTCGATAAATCATAACAAGATAATCGCTATTAACTGGTTGTCTTCTCTCAGTTTTTAGAGTTTCATAATTCTAATAACCACTGATGAACTGTAATCATTAATTTGTGTTTTATCGTTCAATTTATTTGTTTTAACAAACAATTTTAGTTATGTTTTATTTTTTTTTCTGCAAATTTATTAATATTTTTCATTACAATAGAATTTTCTTGTCGAAAATATTATTTTGTAAATAATATTTTATTTGAATTTTAGATGTATTTTTCATCAGAATATATGTAAATTAACCATTAATAAAATACCAAATTTCAATGTAAAAATTAATCATTAGTACGTTATATTGTGAAATATTTTCTGTGTTTTATTCATCTTATATTATTTCGTAAAAAACGTATGTAGCACCGATGGTTGGTGAATTTGTGAATTATTATGAACATTAAAAATTTATGAATAATATTAATTTTTATTCCGCAACTGCTGTTTAAATTTTATATTTTTGCCAGCGAAAAATAATGCCATTAACTGTCTCAAAAAAATAACGGGAATATCTGTAAGCGAAAAGAAATTATCTTTTTTTGTTTATAAGATTTTTACGATACTGCTTACCGTAGTAATTCCTTCATTATGCGTATTTATCAAAGCACAGCAGGAAGGCATAGTTGTGATAGGTAATGGTGCAGAGATTTATTCAAATGATATAGATTTCAACAAGAATATTATATCAGCTGGGAGGTATGAATTAGTGTCAACATCTGACAAGGCTGTTGTCTTGGGATACAAATTTGTTGCTTCCGGTGCTTCAAGGGCGAGGAAAGATATTTCGAAGCTTAAATCGAAAAATCAAAGAAAAAGACAGGATAAAATTTTTTCAGAAAAAAAAATTGAAAAGGCTTTTCCTGCTAACTATGAATTCGCTGTTCGCAGACACGTCATTATCAATGCTGTTCCACCACCATCACAATTTGTTAGTTCTTCAAAAATCTGCAAGGCATATGTAGTACCAGGTGGCAATGACAACAGTAATTTCAAGGCCTCTGCAATTTTCAGGTCTGTTCCT is a window encoding:
- a CDS encoding C-type lectin domain-containing protein, yielding MKKILISGLLAYSLIVSAQIGIGTTQAASTLDVTAVKTDGTTAEGIMMPRLTGDQIKNAGSQYLADQTGTIIYATSAPTSTDAKTINITKAGYYYFDGTVWKSMGKIVNNTIISYSTTVDPNILGYIPSKTSTASSAPATMLINGITYTKQNVIIHAANSHSYTVYSGPQPLDWFQAYNAAKSLGGYLATFTTDVEWQFVESNLLTNSPVFASQKAWMGFVKFSWEAGPALTPDPDFKWITGELPLHNYELQGTGAVKKSNWFAPNEPNNYNIGEGFVHTWARNDGLTRTIGNYTSAQPWNDYPSNHNNVNCFLVEFQQ
- a CDS encoding C-type lectin domain-containing protein codes for the protein MKKRKRNVYTTVKIAAVSIPLILFSNAKAQVGINTATPKATLDVTAKNTNGSSPEGVIAPRLTGNQLVAANDQYQPSQTGVIVYATSVPTTTTAKTVNITAPGYYYFDGAVWNGMGAQSTTTTLSISSIIDPNILGYVPSTTATAINSAPASVTSGTITMTRTGITTLNGHSYAAYSASADNLSWYAAYILAKNMGGYLATFTTDDEWKHIETNLLSNTAFVTNNAWIGFAKFSWFAGPALTPDPEEKWITGEQPLHDYSAGGVTAVRKSNWFQAGQPDNAQGVEGFVHTYRGNASFNKVLNGYTSNHPWNDQKADAAGRFGFIVEFQQ